The sequence GTTTGTTACTTAGAATTGTAAGATTCGATCCACCCGGTTGTCTACTATGCTGGGTGAATCGTTAAATCTGCTAATGTTGCTAGGTGAGGATAGTTCATTGGAGATAATAGGAGCAATTGAAATTGACCTTTTTCCATTAATGCAATAAGAAGCTGAGCAATGAAGTAGTCAAGACTTTAAAATGAAGGATGAAATTTATTACCTTCTAGTACAAATTACACATGAACTCATGAAGGCATTGTTTATACATCCGAAAACAATTTGGTTCTAAAgtaaatgaaagaaattgaTAGAAGAACAATTGTCTAGCAACAGGGTGCTTAATTTTACAGTTTAACAGAAGGGCTTTACTCAGATTCCTCGACAAAAGCTTCAATTCGGAGAAGTACAAATCCGATAGCTACTCCAACCAAAACAAGGCCATTCATAATAGCGGCAATTTGGAATATCTCCCCAATCTTACTGCATTTAGAGGAAAGCGCACCTCcgccttttccttttccatttgatgctgctgctgctgctttgATTGAGCTAACAAAATTTGCAAAGCATTGCTCAGTACATACTGGCATGCCAAGAGAGACGACACTGTTGTGGGCCTTGAGACCTCCAAAGGAATTCAGTCCTCTTATGTACACCACCTTGTCCATTCTCTTCTGGGGCTTGTTGCCAAAACTGACAGCTGCACCATTGATTCTTGCTGGAGTGAAGGTAGCTGCTGTTGTTGCCATTTTTCTACTGCGcacaataaagaaagaaaaaggagaaagaaataattaatctaGAGCTAGCTGAATTGTGTATTAGGGAATCCGTTCAGATGAATTTGGATGAGGGATTACCTGTGCCTTGGACTGGAAGAAGTTGGAAACAGGTGGAGAAGAAGCAAAGGCTACTTTTGTATTGGGATGAAATGGGATAAGGTAAGAAGCTAAATGAATGGCTAGCAATTGAAAGAGATAGATGGGCACTAAAAGGGAAATTCCAGGCCATATAATAGCAGCGCAGTTGCTTATACATCTTATGCCATACAACTAACCGAAAATGATTTCTGTTTAGACAAAAAAAAGTActgttaatttaattacttatatttcccaaaaaaagaaaagaaaaatactgtAGATTATAGGGctttaagaaaaagagagtAGTCCGATCGTAGTTTAAAGAGATtgaaattacaaaaagaaaatgataacaaattgaaaacatgtgatctgatatttttctcagcataattcatttatatagGAAAAACGAAGGATGTTAGGTTGACCAAGATATCTCATGCCtcttcattaataataaaattgaaaccGAAATTGGAATATGCAGCCTCCCTCCtcttaatagaaaaatttgaattggCGAAGCTCCCAACTCTTAATAGAATTAACAATGAAAAGATAGGGAGAGACAGGCAACAAAACTGACACCTTTGGGAAGACTGGGTGTTGGTTATTTCAAAGGGAATGTGATACAGGTAGAACCATGAGAGGACAGGAAGGAGAGAAAGAGGGCCCATTCATATAACTTAGAAACTAGGCGGGCAGGTGCCTTTTTGCTGCTCCACAGATACATCAGTTGCAGGGTCATCGGAAACTCAAACCCATCCCATCCTATACAGACAGATTATAACATAAACTAGGCATGTCGAGCTACAAGTAAAATGCGATCCCTGGATTTGCTCTCATCTCACCACTAACTATCAGTTTCTTTATCATCCACGCTTCAGTTGAGATGCCAAGGTCACAGGTCTTCTTGATAAACGGGAAAGATGTTAACATTCAGGACAACAGCATTGTTCTGCAGTCCGCTAGGTTCAAAAACACACACATCAAATTCCTGCAAGTCATTTGCCAAGGCAAAGCTCTTCCATCCCCCAGAAAGACCTCCACTGTGTTTAGATTTCTGATAACAGAATTTGGTGACCCATTGTTTCTCTTTCACGCAGAGAATCACATCCTGCTTTTCCAGAGAGCTGAGATGTTTAACCATCCATCCTGAAGGTATCGACTGAAACAAAAACAGCACCATCAATATAACAAGACCCACGTCAAAACTCCTGACCATTCTTGATTAAAAGCAACAGCCTATTCTTTCCTCTGTTAGATCAGAAGAATTGGATAAAACACAAAGACAATAAAGGAAGCAGCTGCAAGAATTTAGCGGTACAATATGAGAGACTTATATACCATGTAAAATCTCCTGTTTACATGCGTGGGTTTCATAACTACCATGAAGCCCTCGCTTGTTAATGCTGCTTGTGCCAATTGCAGTGCATTCTGTTTCTCTTCCTCTGTTATTAGCCTTCTACTTGATAGATATGGAACATTATGTATCACATCTGGACTGATTTGCTCAATATCTGAATCATTTATGTATCAGACAATAAATAAGCAAGCGAGACAAACAAACCAACTACACAATTCTGTCATTACCGCATTTTCCATTACAAAGCTGCACGCAATCAGAATTCAACTAAAGACTcttatctaaaaaaaaaaaatacataacaGGATAGAGAAATGAATACGAATGATGTGAACAGTTCAGTAAAGCGGGGAGTCACTGTAAAAAGAAACAACAGTGCGCCACCTATAATATGCAGCACAATAAAAACGAAGGATATTTCAAATTACAGCATTTTTTATAGTTGCAACATTCTGGAAAACGAGAAGATAAAACAGTATACCAGGTTTGGTATCTACTTCCTCAATAGAAGTAGAAGTTTCTTCAAGAATATCTTTAATCCACTCGACTTCCCTCCGAGTCTTTTTGGTATAGGCTCTGGAGGTGATAGGTTGCCGTAATGGTGTTGTGTAAATGTCAGTATTTGCAGATTTCTCAGGTGTAGGTCCCTCAACAGGATTCTCAGGAGAAGGAAGAGTAGCTTCAACTGAAATTTCCCCAATCCTCCTTTTTGTCTGGCAACCACTCTCCTGTTCTCTATGTCCACATTTTCTGACAAAATATGAAGCTGCCTTCTCGCACAAGCTCTGACCATCAAAAATTAGAACATCAAAGCATGAATCCCCATTGtacttgaagatcaaaagATCTTTCTCTTGTAGAGAATGGTCAATTACAAATGCTTCCCAACCATGATTGAAAAACACAGTATCATCATTTGCTGTGAGTCCAACTTCCCATGTTCTGCCACTAGGACCTCTAAGAGTAATGATTTTAGGTAATTTCCTTCTCAAATTTTTAGTAAATTGCTCTGGAATTGCCTGCAGTTCACAGATAGTAAGAGGCAATGACCAAATCAAAAATTTGTAGAAATTATTACATTTGTTAATCTGACATATGAGCACATTAATTTGACAgctaatataataatattcattttcaatccactcatttctaattttatttgttttataaaaCTGAACAACGAATTGGCTATTGTCCATGGAATTTCATATAAAGAAGAACATGGCtttatgcaaaaataaagtcaGATCACACCAAATTAGAGACAGTGGAGATCAAATGGCACACATTGACAAAAACAAGAGGAAGATTAGgccattttctaaaattgccAGGTGGGTTTCACAGAAATAAGTCCAATCAGAccataataaaagaataaaggtTCCATTCAACAAAAGTTGAATGTAATTGGAAAAAGCAGCGAAAACAAGTTTCAAGCATT is a genomic window of Ricinus communis isolate WT05 ecotype wild-type chromosome 2, ASM1957865v1, whole genome shotgun sequence containing:
- the LOC8260893 gene encoding uncharacterized protein LOC8260893, whose protein sequence is MATTAATFTPARINGAAVSFGNKPQKRMDKVVYIRGLNSFGGLKAHNSVVSLGMPVCTEQCFANFVSSIKAAAAASNGKGKGGGALSSKCSKIGEIFQIAAIMNGLVLVGVAIGFVLLRIEAFVEESE
- the LOC8260892 gene encoding B3 domain-containing protein REM16; the encoded protein is MGEESCRDCRSWEEEIYWTHFQCLHFSQILHPGFDRRLAIPEQFTKNLRRKLPKIITLRGPSGRTWEVGLTANDDTVFFNHGWEAFVIDHSLQEKDLLIFKYNGDSCFDVLIFDGQSLCEKAASYFVRKCGHREQESGCQTKRRIGEISVEATLPSPENPVEGPTPEKSANTDIYTTPLRQPITSRAYTKKTRREVEWIKDILEETSTSIEEVDTKPDIEQISPDVIHNVPYLSSRRLITEEEKQNALQLAQAALTSEGFMVVMKPTHVNRRFYMSIPSGWMVKHLSSLEKQDVILCVKEKQWVTKFCYQKSKHSGGLSGGWKSFALANDLQEFDVCVFEPSGLQNNAVVLNVNIFPVYQEDL